The Schizosaccharomyces pombe strain 972h- genome assembly, chromosome: I genome contains a region encoding:
- the Tf2-5 gene encoding retrotransposable element/transposon Tf2-type yields MSYANYRYMKARAKRWRPENLDGIQTSDEHLINLFAKILSKHVPEIGKFDPNKDVESYISKLDQHFTEYPSLFPNEHTKRQYTLNHLEELEQQFAERMFSENGSLTWQELLRQTGKVQGSNKGDRLTKTFEGFRNQLDKVQFIRKLMSKANVDDFHTRLFILWMLPYSLRKLKERNYWKSEISEIYDFLEDKRTASYGKTHKRFQPQNKNLGKESLSKKNNTTNSRNLRKTNVSRIEYSSNKFLNHTRKRYEMVLQAELPDFKCSIPCLIDTGAQANIITEETVRAHKLPTRPWSKSVIYGGVYPNKINRKTIKLNISLNGISIKTEFLVVKKFSHPAAISFTTLYDNNIEISSSKHTLSQMNKVSNIVKEPELPDIYKEFKDITAETNTEKLPKPIKGLEFEVELTQENYRLPIRNYPLPPGKMQAMNDEINQGLKSGIIRESKAINACPVMFVPKKEGTLRMVVDYKPLNKYVKPNIYPLPLIEQLLAKIQGSTIFTKLDLKSAYHLIRVRKGDEHKLAFRCPRGVFEYLVMPYGISTAPAHFQYFINTILGEAKESHVVCYMDDILIHSKSESEHVKHVKDVLQKLKNANLIINQAKCEFHQSQVKFIGYHISEKGFTPCQENIDKVLQWKQPKNRKELRQFLGSVNYLRKFIPKTSQLTHPLNNLLKKDVRWKWTPTQTQAIENIKQCLVSPPVLRHFDFSKKILLETDASDVAVGAVLSQKHDDDKYYPVGYYSAKMSKAQLNYSVSDKEMLAIIKSLKHWRHYLESTIEPFKILTDHRNLIGRITNESEPENKRLARWQLFLQDFNFEINYRPGSANHIADALSRIVDETEPIPKDSEDNSINFVNQISITDDFKNQVVTEYTNDTKLLNLLNNEDKRVEENIQLKDGLLINSKDQILLPNDTQLTRTIIKKYHEEGKLIHPGIELLTNIILRRFTWKGIRKQIQEYVQNCHTCQINKSRNHKPYGPLQPIPPSERPWESLSMDFITALPESSGYNALFVVVDRFSKMAILVPCTKSITAEQTARMFDQRVIAYFGNPKEIIADNDHIFTSQTWKDFAHKYNFVMKFSLPYRPQTDGQTERTNQTVEKLLRCVCSTHPNTWVDHISLVQQSYNNAIHSATQMTPFEIVHRYSPALSPLELPSFSDKTDENSQETIQVFQTVKEHLNTNNIKMKKYFDMKIQEIEEFQPGDLVMVKRTKTGFLHKSNKLAPSFAGPFYVLQKSGPNNYELDLPDSIKHMFSSTFHVSHLEKYRHNSELNYATIDESDIGTILHILEHKNREQVLYLNVKYISNLNPSTIMSGWTTLATALQADKAIVNDYIKNNNLNI; encoded by the coding sequence ATGTCCTACGCAAATTATCGTTATATGAAAGCAAGAGCAAAACGATGGAGACCAGAGAATTTGGATGGAATTCAAACATCAGACgaacatttaataaacctttttgcaaaaatattatcgaAGCATGTACCAGAGATAGGGAAATTCGATCCAAATAAGGATGTTGAAAGttacatttcaaaacttgatcAACACTTTACTGAATACCCTTCATTATTCCCAAATGAGCATACTAAAAGACAGTATACATTGAATCACCTAGAAGAATTAGAGCAACAATTCGCTGAACGCATGTTTTCTGAGAATGGAAGTCTTACATGGCAAGAATTACTCAGACAAACAGGGAAAGTACAAGGATCCAACAAAGGTGATCGTTTAactaaaacatttgaaggTTTTAGAAATCAATTGGACAAAGTTCAATTTATAAGGAAACTCATgtcaaaagcaaatgttGATGATTTCCATACTCGCTTGTTTATATTATGGATGCTGCCATATTCCTTAAGGaaattaaaggaaagaaattactGGAAATCAGAAATCAGTGAAATTTATGACTTTTTAGAGGACAAAAGAACAGCCTCGTATGGTAAAACTCACAAGCGTTTTCAACcgcaaaataaaaatctagGAAAAGAGTCcctttcaaagaaaaataacacCACTAATAGCAGAAACCTGAGGAAGACAAATGTTTCGAGAATAGAATACTCATCTAACAAATTCCTAAATCATACTAGGAAACGTTACGAAATGGTATTACAAGCTGAACTTCCAGACTTCAAGTGCTCAATACCCTGTCTAATCGATACGGGCGCTCaagcaaatattataaCAGAAGAAACTGTTCGAGCACATAAACTGCCTACCAGACCCTGGTCAAAAAGTGTGATATATGGTGGAGTTTATCCAAATAAGATTAATcgcaaaacaataaaacttAACATAAGTCTAAATGGAATATCAATCAAAACAGAATTCTTGgttgtaaagaaattttcgCATCCAGCTGCTATCTCCTTCACAACATTATATGACAATAACATTGAAATATCTAGCAGTAAACACACGCTCTCTCAAATGAAcaaagtttcaaatattGTCAAGGAACCTGAGTTACCAGATATCTATAAAGAATTCAAAGACATTACTGCAGAAACCAATACGGAAAAGCTACCAAAGCCAATAAAAGGGTTAGaatttgaagttgaacTAACTCAAGAAAACTACAGATTACCTATCAGAAATTACCCGCTACCACCGGGAAAAATGCAAGCTATgaatgatgaaattaatcaaGGATTAAAAAGTGGAATTATACGAGAATCTAAAGCCATTAACGCCTGTCCAGTAATGTTCGTTCCGAAAAAGGAAGGCACCTTGAGAATGGTGGTTGACTACAAACCTTTAAATAAGTATGTCAAACCCAATATATATCCGTTACCACTTATTGAACAATTACTTGCTAAAATACAAGGTTCtacaatttttactaaacttGACCTCAAAAGTGCCTATCACTTGATACGAGTAAGAAAAGGAGATGAACATAAACTTGCTTTTCGCTGTCCTCGtggagtttttgaatatctaGTAATGCCTTATGGCATATCTACAGCTCCAGcacattttcaatactttaTCAATACAATACTTGGTGAAGCCAAAGAATCACATGTAGTATGTTATATGgatgatattttaattcattcaaaatcggAATCTGAACATGTAAAACATGTTAAAGACGTTCTacagaaattgaaaaatgcGAACTTAATTATCAATCAAGCAAAATGTGAATTTCACCAATCAcaagtaaaatttatagGGTATCACATTTCGGAAAAAGGATTTACGCCTTGTCAAGAAAATATAGACAAAGTCTTACAATGGAAGCAACCTAAGAATCGTAAAGAATTACGACAATTTCTAGGTTCTGTCAATTATCTTAGGAAATTCATTCCAAAGACATCACAATTAACACATCCACTCaataatcttttgaaaaaggatgTACGCTGGAAATGGACACCAACACAAACCCAAGCGatagaaaacattaaacaATGTTTAGTTTCTCCTCCGGTGCTACGACACTTTGATTTCAGTAAAAAGATTCTACTGGAAACTGATGCTTCAGATGTCGCTGTAGGAGCCGTATTGTCTCAAAAAcatgatgatgataaatACTATCCTGTTGGATACTATTCAGCAAAGATGTCTAAAGcacaattaaattatagcGTATCGGACAAAGAAATGCTTGCAATCATTAAGTCTCTCAAACATTGGAGACACTATTTAGAATCCACTATCGaacctttcaaaattttaacagaCCATCGAAACTTAATTGGTCGCATTACTAACGAATCCGAGCCTGAAAACAAACGTTTAGCTCGTTggcaattatttttacaagacttcaactttgaaattaaCTACAGACCTGGATCAGCAAATCACATAGCTGATGCCTTATCCAGAATTGTTGACGAAACAGAACCAATTCCAAAAGATTCAGAAGACAATAGTATCAACTTTGTTAATCAAATCTCGATAACcgatgattttaaaaaccaaGTGGTTACAGAATATACGAATGAtacaaaattgttgaatttaCTAAACAATGAAGACAAACGAGTGGAAGAGAATATCCAACTCAAAGATGGCTTACTAATTAACAGTAAAGACCAAATCTTATTACCTAATGATACTCAGCTGACTAGgacaattattaaaaagtatcatGAAGAAGGTAAATTGATTCATCCAGGCATTGAACTTCTTACAAACATTATATTACGTAGATTTACGTGGAAAggaataagaaaacaaatacaagAATATGTACAGAACTGCCATACATgtcaaataaacaaatctagGAATCATAAACCTTATGGACCTTTACAACCAATTCCCCCATCAGAAAGACCTTGGGAATCTTTATCAATGGATTTTATTACAGCTTTACCAGAATCATCTGGTTATAATGCACTTTTCGTGGTAGTTGAccgattttcaaaaatggcaATCTTAGTACCTTGTACGAAATCCATTACAGCAGAGCAAACAGCTCGAATGTTTGATCAACGAGTTATTGCTTATTTCGGCAatccaaaagaaatcattgcAGATAATgatcatatttttacttccCAAACGTGGAAAGATTTCGcacataaatataatttcgTTATGAAATTTTCGTTACCATACAGACCACAAACTGATGGACAAACTGAGCGTACAAACCAAACTGTGGAGAAATTACTAAGATGTGTATGTAGCACACATCCAAATACATGGGTAGATCATATATCCCTAGTGCAACAATCTTACAACAATGCGATACATTCAGCAACTCAAATGACACCTTTTGAGATAGTACATCGCTATTCACCAGCTTTATCACCTTTAGAGTTACCTAGCTTTAGTGACAAAACTGACGAAAACTCTCAGGAAACGATCCAAGTATTTCAAACAGTTAAAGAACACTTGAATACAAACAAcataaagatgaaaaagtatttcgatatgaaaatacaagaaattgaagaatttcaaCCTGGAGACCTAGTTATGGTCAAAAGAACGAAAACAggttttcttcataaatcCAATAAATTAGCACCTAGTTTTGCAGGACCGTTCTATGTGTTACAGAAGTCGGGTCCAAACAACTATGAATTGGATCTTCCAGATTCAATCAAGCACATGTTTTCATCTACTTTTCATGTTTCTCACCTAGAAAAGTATCGACATAATTCAGAACTCAATTACGCTACCATTGATGAGTCTGATATTGGAACAATTCTTCATATCCTAGAACATAAAAACAGAGAACAAGTACTCTACTTAAATGTCAAGTACATTTCGAATCTAAATCCGAGTACTATTATGTCAGGATGGACTACATTAGCTACAGCGCTACAAGCGGACAAAGCAATTGTCAatgattatattaaaaacaataatctAAATATCTGA
- a CDS encoding glycosyl hydrolase family 13 protein: MSLDKQIPIIYDFGENYEKNKDIWRRQCIYQILTDRFALDDHCTTAPSTGRMYLGGTWRGIIQKLDYIQSLGCTAVWISPIVKNIEGVTGYGEAYHGYWAEDLTQLNPHFGTKQDLTELVDQLHKRNMLCMIDIVVNHMAHAGDSPIDYSKYAPFNSPSHYHPKRFLHNYDDTWDCEIAWLGDEVVSLMDIRTEDQEVHNFFQNWIRDLIQTYHFDGLRIDTAKHVQKEFYPPFIAAANVFAFGEVYHGDPKFIAKYLEYIPSAANYPLYYQIENTFFPPKQSMNIFYQKAILEARATSMDTTILGNFTENHDVPRFLNRSTDYSLLCNTLTLLLFTDGIPIIFQGQEQMYAGGHDPENRDALWTSNYNQQNPIFQFLKKLIKLRQFLVDNVSGFTTELSNMLFVNEHVYVFRRPGVIIVVSNAGSNSDVDTSAEFSITERESLEFIDVLSGSQFSSLPTEDSSTISMNLEFSFPRVLVHRGLFHSMNELA, translated from the exons ATGAGTCTAGATAAACAAATACCAATCATCTATGATTTTGGAgaaaattatgaaaaaaataaagatataTGGAGAAGACAATGCATTTACCAAATTTTGACTGATCGATTCGCCCTTGATGATCATTGTACCACTGCTCCATCGACTGGTAGAATGTATTTGGGGGGAACTTGGAGAGgtattattcaaaaattagatTATATTCAAAGTCTGGGATGTACTGCCGTTTGGATTAGCCCCATTGTTAAAAACATAGAAGGTGTAACCGGTTATGGAGAAGCGTATCATGGTTATTGGGCCGAGGATTTAACTCAATTGAATCCTCATTTCGGTACCAAACAGGATTTGACGGAACTTGTTGACCAACTAcacaaaagaaatatgCTTTGTATGATCGATATCGTCGTCAATCACATGGCTCACGCAGGTGATTCTCCCATAGATTACTCCAAATACGCTCCCTTCAACTCACCTTCACATTATCATCCTAAAAGATTCCTTCATAATTATGATGATACTTGGGACTGTGAAATTGCTTGGCTTGGCGATGAGGTTGTTAGTTTAATGGATATACGGACAGAGGATCAAGAGGtgcataatttttttcaaaattggaTTCGTGACCTCATCCAAACCTATCATTTCGATGGGTTGAGAATAGATACGGCGAAGCATGTACAGAAAGAATTTTATCCGCCTTTCATCGCAGCAGCCAACGTCTTTGCGTTTGGCGAGGTTTATCATGGTGACCCCAAATTTATTGCAAAGTATCTCGAATATATACCATCTGCGGCGAATTATCCCTTATATTATCAGATAGAAAACACATTTTTTCCACCCAAACAGTCTATGAATATATTTTACCAAAAGGCTATTTTGGAGGCTCGCGCAACTTCCATGGACACCACAATTCTTGGTAATTTCACCGAGAATCATGATGTTCCAAGATTTTTGAACAGATCGACGGATTATTcg CTACTTTGTAATACTCTGactttacttttatttacagaTGGTATCCCAATAATCTTTCAGGGCCAAGAACAAATGTACGCTGGCGGACACGATCCTGAAAACAGGGACGCTTTGTGGACGAGTAATTATAATCAACAAAATCcaattttccaatttttaaaaaaattgataaaactTCGTCAATTTCTTGTCGACAATGTTTCGGGATTCACCACTGAGTTGTCGAACATGCTGTTTGTCAATGAACATGTTTATGTCTTTCGACGACCAGGTGTGATCATTGTCGTATCCAATGCTGGCTCAAATTCTGATGTGGATACTAGCGCAGAGTTCAGTATAACGGAAAGAGAATCATTAGAATTTATCGATGTTTTATCTGGTTCCCAATTTAGCTCTTTACCAACTGAAGACTCTTCTACTATTTCAATGAACTTAGAATTTTCCTTTCCAAGG GTTCTTGTTCACCGTGGTCTCTTTCATTCCATGAATGAACTGGCTTGA
- the yih1 gene encoding protein Yih1 (eIF2alpha (Gcn2) kinase inhibitor (human IMPACT homolog) Yih1) produces MENNEEFQDELLALESIYPSCLLPISEQSFTYTLSIPDSSVRLNIQFPLDYPNSAPTVLDAYGIDKTLAEDVLLSVATGDVCIFSYMDLLKELVDIDAEQAAAERESKLQEESDKETPVMLNKSHYVAKTPEIQDEPWKPKFDWKESEPITDRKSTFMAHATRVYSTEEVREALEDLYMDKKVAKANHNMVAYRIISPNGNVIQDNDDDGESAAGSRMSHLLTMMSAENVFVCVSRWFGGVHIGPDRFKHINSSAREAVLLTDAAPSQKKGTEHGKKKKK; encoded by the exons ATGgaaaataatgaagaatttcaaGACGAGCTCTTAGCTCTAGAGAGTATATATCCTTCTTGTTTACTACCTATATCTGAACAAAGCTTCACTTATACTCTGAGTATCCCAGATTCATCTGTACGACTTAACATCCAATTCCCACTCGACTACCCAAATTCGGCTCCTACTGTCTTAGATGCTTACGGGATCGATAAAACACTGGCAGAGGACGTCCTCTTGTCTGTTGCAACAGGCGATGTATGTATATTCTCATATATGGATTTGCTGAAAGAATTAGTGGATATAGATGCCGAACAAGCAGCCGCAGAGAGAGAATCCAAATTGCAAGAAGAATCAGACAAAGAAACACCAGTAATGCTCAATAAATCTCATTATGTAGCTAAAACTCCAGAAATTCAAGACGAACCATGGAAACCAAAATTCGATTGGAAAGAGTCAGAACCGATCACAGATCGAAAAAGCACCTTTATGGCTCATGCAACGCGTGTTTATTCTACAGAAGAAGTTCGCGAAGCTCTCGAAGATTTGTATATGGATAAAAAAGTTGCAAAG GCGAATCATAATATGGTAGCATATCGGATTATTTCCCCAAACGGGAACGTTATTCAGGATAATGATGATGACGGAGAATCAGCTGCTGGTTCTCGTATGAGTCATTTGCTAACTATGATG TCTGCcgaaaatgtttttgtttgcgTTTCACGTTGGTTTGGGGGCGTTCACATCGGACCAGACAGATTCAAACATATAAACTCATCGGCTCGTGAAGCAGTATTACTCACCGACGCTGCTCCTAGTCAGAAAAAGGGTACAGAACATggcaaaaagaagaaaaaatag
- a CDS encoding Obg-like ATPase (Obg-like ATPase, human OLA1 ortholog) → MPPKKQQEVVKVQWGRPGNNLKTGIVGMPNVGKSTFFRAITKSVLGNPANYPYATIDPEEAKVAVPDERFDWLCEAYKPKSRVPAFLTVFDIAGLTKGASTGVGLGNAFLSHVRAVDAIYQVVRAFDDAEIIHVEGDVDPIRDLSIIVDELLIKDAEFVEKHLEGLRKITSRGANTLEMKAKKEEQAIIEKVYQYLTETKQPIRKGDWSNREVEIINSLYLLTAKPVIYLVNMSERDFLRQKNKYLPKIKKWIDENSPGDTLIPMSVAFEERLTNFTEEEAIEECKKLNTKSMLPKIIVTGYNALNLINYFTCGEDEVRSWTIRKGTKAPQAAGVIHTDFEKAFVVGEIMHYQDLFDYKTENACRAAGKYLTKGKEYVMESGDIAHWKAGKR, encoded by the coding sequence ATGCCTCCCAAAAAACAGCAAGAAGTTGTCAAAGTCCAATGGGGTCGCCCTGGTAACAACTTAAAGACTGGTATCGTCGGTATGCCCAATGTTGGAAAGTCCACTTTCTTCCGTGCCATCACCAAGTCTGTTTTGGGTAACCCTGCTAACTATCCCTACGCTACTATTGATCCTGAAGAGGCAAAGGTCGCCGTTCCTGATGAACGTTTCGACTGGCTTTGTGAGGCTTACAAGCCTAAAAGTAGAGTTCCTGCTTTCCTTACCGTTTTCGATATTGCTGGTCTTACCAAAGGTGCTAGTACTGGTGTGGGTTTAGGAAACGCATTTTTGTCTCATGTTCGTGCTGTTGATGCCATTTATCAGGTTGTTCGTGCCTTTGATGATGCCGAAATTATTCATGTTGAAGGTGATGTCGATCCTATTCGTGACTTGTCCATTATTGTTGATGAGCTCTTGATCAAGGATGCCGAATTTGTAGAAAAGCATCTCGAAGGCCTTCGTAAAATTACTTCTCGTGGTGCCAATACCTTGGAAATGAAagccaaaaaagaagagcaagctataattgaaaaagtttacCAGTACTTAACCGAGACCAAGCAACCTATCCGTAAGGGTGATTGGTCTAATCGTGAGGTTGAAATAATTAACAGCTTGTATTTGCTTACTGCTAAACCTGTTATTTACCTCGTCAACATGAGTGAGCGTGACTTTCTTCGTCAAAAGAACAAGTATCTTCCTAAGATCAAAAAATGGATTGATGAAAACAGTCCCGGTGATACTTTAATCCCTATGTCTGTTGCTTTTGAAGAACGGTTGACCAATTTTACTGAAGAGGAGGCTATTGAAGagtgtaaaaaattgaacacCAAAAGTATGCTCCCTAAAATCATTGTTACTGGCTACAATGCACTTAATCTTATTAACTATTTTACTTGTGGTGAAGACGAAGTTCGCTCTTGGACTATTCGTAAAGGTACTAAGGCTCCCCAGGCTGCTGGTGTAATTCACactgattttgaaaaagcatTCGTTGTCGGTGAAATTATGCATTATCAAGATTTGTTTGATTATAAGACTGAAAATGCATGCCGGGCTGCCGGTAAGTACCTTACCaaaggaaaagaatatGTTATGGAGAGTGGTGACATTGCTCATTGGAAGGCTGGCAAGCGATAG
- a CDS encoding Schizosaccharomyces specific protein, with product MYSRVLSVAAIVTMALAVQAANSTAPYGNTTNSTGTTNGTNGTNTTTSSTATQSSAASITNFSSGAFVIAMIAVACSVMSL from the coding sequence ATGTACTCTCGTGTTCTTTCCGTCGCTGCTATTGTCACCATGGCCTTGGCCGTCCAAGCCGCCAACTCTACCGCCCCTTACGGTAACACCACCAACTCCACTGGTACCACCAACGGTACTAACGGCACCAACACCACCACCAGCTCTACTGCCACTCAATCTAGCGCTGCCTCTATCACCAACTTCAGCTCTGGTGCCTTTGTCATTGCCATGATTGCTGTCGCTTGCTCTGTCATGTCTCTCTAA
- the mug155 gene encoding protein mug155 gives MRPTSGCSKDDTIQKQNRRHNTVDNKQEKLPLSIEIFLNKQINKISFDTIRSKQNCRLKEIYCRLKIRCRLKKKFIKSLSKKIISYHFISFHTIVVLLLLPPFSHLLVLVYPSVFTTAFYHQKWALRLNPCLPTYFFHRQRQCVTLLIRNANENMRARRVNSVMLTKPKQFLFLLEFITLFIFTYCL, from the coding sequence ATGCGGCCGACATCAGGATGCAGTAAAGACGACACAATACAGAAACAAAACAGACGACACAATACAGTGGATAacaaacaagaaaaattgcCCCTCTCCATTGAAATCTTTctaaacaaacaaataaacaaaatctcTTTTGATACTATTAgaagcaaacaaaattgtcgactaaaagaaatttattgTCGACTAAAAATTCGTTGtcgattaaaaaaaaaattcattaaatccctatcaaaaaaaatcatatcatatcatttcatttcatttcataCAATCGTGGTGCTACTGCTCCTCCCCCCTTTCTCTCACTTACTAGTCCTTGTATACCCATCTGTTTTTACTACCGCATTCTACCACCAAAAGTGGGCCCTAAGACTAAACCCTTGTTTACCAACATACTTCTTCCATAGACAGAGACAGTGTGTGACATTGTTAATACGGAATGCTAATGAAAATATGCGGGCGAGGCGAGTTAATTCTGTTATGTTGACAAAACcaaaacaatttcttttccttctaGAATTCATTActcttttcatctttacaTATTGTTTatga
- a CDS encoding uncharacterized protein (Schizosaccharomyces pombe specific protein), whose amino-acid sequence MGIQGLYQKRFCLFVCLERFQWRGAIFLVCYPLYCVVCFVSVLCRLYCILMSAASATQTICDQSILHVHGVENMKA is encoded by the exons ATGGGTATACAAGGACTA TATCAAAAgagattttgtttatttgtttgtttagAAAGATTTCAATGGAGAGGGgcaatttttcttgtttgtTATCCACTGTATTGTGTCGTCTGTTTTGTTTCTGTATTGTGTCGTCTTTACTGCATCCTGATGTCGGCCGCATCGGCCACACAAACTATTTGCGACCAATCTATACTACATGTCCATGGAGTGGAAAATATGAAAGCATAA
- a CDS encoding uncharacterized protein (Schizosaccharomyces pombe specific protein): protein MRLRRLFKQPSTRVLGVTNCPRQQGHQKRREQPD from the exons atgagGTTACGGAGA TTGTTTAAACAACCAAGTACAAGGGTCCTTGGGGTGACAAATTGTCCAAGACAACAGGGACACCAAAAGAGAAGGGAACAGCCGGACTGA